A stretch of Imperialibacter roseus DNA encodes these proteins:
- the asnS gene encoding asparagine--tRNA ligase, with protein sequence MSQKKRTKIKDILQLAEANVTVTVKGWVRTKRENKNVVFINLNDGSTINNLQIVGDPTKFDEATLKKITTGASLSVVGLLVASQGSGQKFELQADTIDVLGVADPEKFPLQPKKHSLEFLREIAHLRPRTNTFSAILRVRHSMIFAVHKFFHEKGFFNIHTPIITASDAEGAGEMFRVTTLDLDKLPKTEDGKVDFKEDFFEREANLTVSGQLEGELTALALSEIYTFGPTFRAENSNTTRHLAEFWMIEPEMAFYDLEDNMDLAEEMLKYLVTYALENCQEDLAFLEQRAKDEESTKKQEERSELSLLERLRFVADNEFVRLTYTEAIDILRNSNYNKKKKFQYLIDAWGADLQSEHERYLVEKHFKKPVILINYPKEIKSFYMKQNDDGKTVAAMDILFPGIGEIVGGSQREENYDKLTNRMKELDMDAESMWWFLDTRRFGTVPHSGFGLGFERLMLFVTGMSNIRDVIPFPRTPGNAEF encoded by the coding sequence GTGAGCCAGAAAAAAAGGACTAAAATCAAAGACATTCTTCAGCTAGCAGAAGCAAATGTTACAGTGACAGTGAAGGGCTGGGTAAGGACAAAGCGTGAAAACAAGAATGTTGTCTTTATCAACCTTAACGACGGCTCAACTATCAATAACCTTCAAATTGTTGGCGACCCAACTAAGTTTGACGAGGCAACGCTAAAGAAAATCACTACCGGGGCTTCATTGTCTGTTGTGGGCTTACTGGTAGCCTCGCAGGGATCCGGGCAGAAGTTTGAATTGCAAGCAGATACAATTGATGTGCTTGGTGTAGCTGATCCTGAGAAGTTTCCATTGCAACCAAAAAAGCACTCATTGGAGTTTCTTCGTGAGATTGCTCACCTAAGACCCCGCACCAATACTTTCAGCGCCATCCTGCGGGTGAGGCACTCCATGATTTTCGCTGTGCATAAGTTCTTTCACGAAAAGGGCTTTTTCAATATCCACACACCCATTATCACCGCTTCAGATGCCGAAGGGGCAGGGGAAATGTTTCGGGTGACTACGCTTGACCTCGACAAGCTGCCAAAAACGGAAGACGGAAAAGTAGACTTTAAGGAAGACTTTTTTGAAAGAGAGGCAAACCTCACCGTATCGGGGCAGCTGGAAGGTGAGCTGACCGCATTGGCTCTTTCGGAGATTTATACGTTTGGCCCCACGTTCAGGGCTGAAAACTCCAACACCACCCGTCACCTGGCTGAATTTTGGATGATCGAGCCTGAAATGGCATTTTATGACCTGGAAGACAACATGGATCTGGCCGAGGAGATGCTCAAATATCTCGTTACTTATGCGCTGGAAAACTGCCAGGAAGACCTCGCTTTTCTTGAGCAGAGAGCCAAAGATGAAGAGAGCACTAAAAAGCAGGAAGAAAGAAGCGAGCTCAGCCTTTTAGAAAGGTTGCGCTTTGTGGCTGACAATGAGTTTGTGCGCCTCACTTATACAGAAGCCATCGATATCCTTAGAAATAGCAACTACAACAAGAAAAAGAAGTTCCAATACCTGATTGACGCCTGGGGCGCTGATTTGCAGTCGGAGCATGAGCGCTATCTGGTTGAAAAACACTTCAAAAAGCCAGTAATTTTGATCAACTACCCAAAAGAGATCAAGTCGTTCTACATGAAGCAAAACGACGATGGCAAAACTGTCGCAGCCATGGACATCCTGTTTCCAGGCATCGGCGAAATTGTGGGAGGCTCTCAAAGAGAGGAGAATTACGACAAGCTCACCAACAGAATGAAAGAGCTTGATATGGATGCAGAAAGCATGTGGTGGTTTCTGGACACCAGAAGGTTTGGAACCGTGCCCCATAGTGGCTTTGGGCTTGGCTTCGAAAGGCTGATGCTGTTTGTTACAGGCATGAGCAACATCAGAGACGTGATACCCTTCCCAAGAACGCCCGGGAACGCAGAGTTTTAA
- the ytxJ gene encoding bacillithiol system redox-active protein YtxJ, producing MIKWNKLTSPEQIESVIEESNSHPVLIFKHSTSCSISAASLDRIERKWDESEMKDWKPYYLDLLANRQASHAVANELGIEHQSPQAIVLFQGKPVYDASHFSISYDAIKSATKDVVL from the coding sequence ATGATCAAATGGAATAAGCTCACCTCGCCTGAGCAAATTGAAAGCGTTATCGAAGAATCAAATTCTCATCCAGTGCTCATTTTTAAGCACAGCACCAGCTGTTCTATAAGTGCAGCGTCACTGGACAGGATCGAACGCAAATGGGACGAAAGTGAGATGAAGGACTGGAAACCCTACTACCTGGACCTGCTAGCCAATAGACAAGCGTCGCACGCTGTGGCAAATGAGTTGGGTATTGAGCACCAGTCTCCACAGGCTATAGTGCTCTTTCAGGGCAAGCCCGTTTACGACGCTTCGCATTTCAGTATTTCCTATGATGCGATCAAGTCGGCAACCAAAGATGTTGTGCTGTAA
- the lipA gene encoding lipoyl synthase — protein MIELPVISQDATQRVKKPNWLRVKLPVGKEYAKVRQLVDTHKLHTICESGNCPNMGECWGAGTATFMILGNVCTRSCTFCAVATGRPPEYDEDEPRRVAEAIKLMEVKHAVITSVNRDELKDKGAEVWYQTVVQTKLASPETTIETLIPDVKANWDALYRMVEGGQEVVSHNMETVESLYRRVRPQAKYERSLEQTRRTKELGKRTKSGIMLGLGETQDQVFKAIDDLVANGLDILTLGQYLQPTKMHIEVAEFIHPETFDMYREEGLKRGLKYVESGPLVRSSYHAERHVNVPI, from the coding sequence ATGATAGAGTTACCAGTAATTTCTCAGGATGCCACACAGCGGGTGAAAAAGCCCAACTGGCTAAGAGTAAAGCTGCCAGTGGGAAAGGAATACGCCAAGGTTCGCCAACTTGTCGACACCCACAAACTGCATACGATTTGTGAGAGTGGCAACTGCCCAAATATGGGGGAATGCTGGGGAGCCGGCACCGCCACCTTCATGATCCTGGGCAATGTTTGCACACGCAGTTGCACATTTTGTGCGGTAGCTACTGGCCGACCACCTGAATATGATGAAGACGAGCCCAGGAGAGTGGCCGAAGCCATCAAATTGATGGAAGTGAAGCACGCAGTGATTACTTCTGTTAATCGTGATGAACTTAAGGACAAGGGTGCTGAGGTATGGTATCAAACTGTAGTGCAAACCAAGCTTGCCAGTCCAGAAACAACTATAGAAACGCTTATTCCGGACGTAAAGGCTAATTGGGATGCCCTTTACAGAATGGTCGAGGGCGGTCAGGAAGTAGTTTCCCACAACATGGAAACTGTGGAAAGCCTTTACCGCAGGGTACGCCCACAAGCCAAGTACGAGAGAAGCCTGGAGCAGACCAGAAGAACCAAGGAGCTGGGAAAACGGACAAAGTCGGGTATTATGCTTGGCTTGGGCGAAACACAGGATCAGGTGTTCAAAGCCATCGACGACCTGGTGGCCAACGGGCTCGACATTCTGACGTTGGGTCAGTACCTCCAGCCGACCAAAATGCATATTGAAGTGGCTGAGTTTATCCACCCGGAAACCTTTGACATGTACAGAGAAGAGGGTTTGAAGAGGGGCTTGAAGTACGTGGAATCCGGCCCACTGGTTAGGTCAAGCTACCACGCTGAAAGGCATGTGAACGTGCCTATTTGA
- a CDS encoding NAD(P)H-hydrate dehydratase, which translates to MKILSPQQIRKADAYTIENEPIASIDLMERASNAFVDEFKKHPFNDQIVWLFCGTGNNGGDGLAVARLLKGLKYEVKVWVAGSAEKGSEDFRVNLNRLSGAVSVAKASEIYAADIPDKLVIVDALFGSGLNRPVDGDYAKLIDFLNGIKASKMAIDIPSGLFCDQPQNGAIAFHSDITITFQAPKLAFLLPENYPYVGEWKSVDIGLSSQFMKEVECSYYYQRVGDEDLKLPGRPRFAHKGDAGRTLLIAGSKGKVGAAILSSKACMRAGAGLLTVHTSGCAVTPIHTAVPEAMVSEDANNEHITRIPGDLSNFDCVAIGPGIGTDNATVRAFERVLKTVSRPMVIDADALNILSRNPGLLERVPANSMLTPHPGEFRRLVGDWHNDYERLNKQIELSKKHRLIVVLKGAYSSISTPSGEVYFNSTGNPGMATAGSGDVLTGIAAGLLSQSFSPTKSARLAVLLHGISGDLSAQSRGEYGLIASDIVDFLPAAFRKL; encoded by the coding sequence ATGAAAATTCTTTCTCCTCAACAAATTCGTAAAGCTGACGCCTACACGATAGAAAATGAGCCCATAGCCTCTATTGATCTAATGGAACGGGCTAGTAATGCCTTTGTCGATGAATTTAAAAAGCATCCTTTTAATGACCAGATCGTCTGGCTTTTCTGCGGAACAGGTAACAACGGAGGGGATGGTCTTGCCGTAGCTCGCCTGCTGAAAGGCCTAAAATACGAGGTAAAGGTGTGGGTGGCTGGATCGGCAGAAAAAGGAAGCGAAGACTTCAGGGTCAACCTTAACCGCCTTTCGGGTGCTGTCAGCGTGGCTAAAGCGTCGGAGATATACGCTGCGGACATCCCGGACAAGCTGGTTATAGTTGATGCTTTGTTTGGCTCAGGTCTGAACAGGCCGGTTGATGGGGACTATGCGAAACTAATAGATTTTTTGAATGGCATTAAAGCCAGCAAAATGGCCATTGATATCCCCTCCGGGCTTTTTTGCGACCAGCCCCAGAATGGTGCAATAGCGTTCCATTCCGATATTACAATTACATTTCAGGCACCTAAACTAGCCTTTCTTTTGCCTGAAAACTACCCGTATGTGGGTGAATGGAAGTCGGTTGACATTGGGCTTTCGTCTCAGTTTATGAAGGAAGTGGAATGTTCCTACTATTATCAGAGGGTGGGGGATGAGGATCTGAAGCTGCCTGGCCGACCCAGGTTTGCTCACAAAGGCGATGCAGGACGTACGCTGCTGATTGCTGGGAGTAAAGGTAAAGTAGGCGCTGCTATTCTTTCTTCAAAAGCTTGCATGCGGGCTGGTGCGGGGCTGCTAACGGTGCATACGTCAGGCTGTGCCGTAACGCCCATTCACACCGCTGTGCCCGAAGCCATGGTCAGCGAGGATGCCAATAATGAACATATTACCCGAATCCCAGGCGATTTGTCAAACTTTGATTGCGTCGCTATCGGGCCAGGCATTGGCACGGATAATGCCACGGTTAGGGCTTTTGAAAGGGTTCTGAAGACTGTTTCAAGGCCAATGGTCATAGACGCTGACGCACTCAATATCTTAAGCAGAAATCCAGGGCTCCTGGAGCGGGTGCCAGCCAACAGCATGCTGACACCCCACCCCGGGGAGTTCAGGCGACTGGTAGGCGACTGGCACAATGACTACGAAAGGTTGAACAAGCAAATAGAGTTGTCAAAAAAACACCGGTTGATTGTGGTGCTAAAAGGAGCGTACAGCAGCATCAGCACGCCATCCGGAGAGGTCTATTTTAACAGCACCGGAAATCCCGGGATGGCCACTGCAGGAAGCGGCGATGTACTCACCGGCATTGCAGCCGGACTGCTATCCCAGTCATTTTCTCCGACGAAAAGTGCACGTTTAGCAGTCTTACTCCACGGAATTTCAGGCGATTTGAGTGCTCAATCCAGGGGAGAATATGGTTTAATCGCCTCTGACATTGTTGATTTTCTTCCAGCGGCGTTTAGAAAATTGTAA
- a CDS encoding T9SS type A sorting domain-containing protein has protein sequence MRFIKFVIGLLLVALLGVNGFAQSAEDKEQVTAESAFRQTPTLELKNQIEVYPNPAVEFIMVEIKDSNLKKVEFEMHSIIGNTIRIEPEEVAKDTYKIPVKTFNSGYYFLIIKDDYTRYKKAIKFLKN, from the coding sequence ATGCGCTTCATTAAATTTGTCATCGGATTGCTTCTTGTTGCCCTTCTAGGGGTGAACGGGTTTGCACAATCTGCCGAAGACAAGGAGCAAGTGACTGCTGAAAGCGCCTTCAGACAAACTCCCACACTGGAGTTGAAAAATCAGATCGAAGTATATCCTAACCCCGCCGTTGAGTTTATTATGGTGGAGATAAAAGATTCTAACTTGAAGAAAGTGGAATTTGAGATGCACAGCATCATTGGGAATACGATTAGAATAGAGCCTGAAGAAGTGGCGAAGGATACTTACAAGATTCCTGTGAAAACTTTCAATTCAGGGTATTACTTCCTGATCATCAAGGATGACTATACCAGATACAAAAAAGCAATCAAGTTTCTTAAGAACTAA
- a CDS encoding bestrophin family protein, whose translation MIEYNPKSWVSLIFDVYSRYVIKSLFPLLAFMIVYSTVLTYVLVDIFEIHIFFEGAIVFHSLLGVVLGLFLVLRTNTAYDRWWEGRKLWGQLVNDTRSLSMKVNAYLPEKSRDDRSYFEHMIPNFVYAMKEHLRHGTKMEELEFENEEEEQKVKACDHKPNKINSMLFQRINAIFKKGEITGEQLIIFDKEIKNFADIMGACERIKTTPIPYSYSMYIKKFLFIYTMTLPLAFVVEFGYWTVILVALIFYILVSIELIAEEIEDPFGKDINDLPVERISMNIKRNVKEIIQVDFPKK comes from the coding sequence ATGATTGAGTACAACCCTAAGTCCTGGGTTTCCCTAATTTTTGATGTCTACAGCCGTTATGTGATCAAATCGCTTTTCCCGCTGCTGGCATTCATGATCGTTTATTCCACGGTATTGACCTATGTACTTGTTGATATATTCGAAATTCACATTTTTTTCGAGGGAGCTATTGTATTTCACTCACTATTGGGAGTAGTGCTGGGTCTTTTCCTGGTACTGAGAACCAACACGGCCTACGACCGCTGGTGGGAAGGCCGAAAATTGTGGGGGCAGCTCGTGAATGATACCCGGAGCCTTTCTATGAAGGTCAACGCCTATCTGCCGGAGAAATCGAGAGATGACCGCTCCTATTTTGAGCACATGATTCCCAATTTTGTCTATGCCATGAAAGAGCACCTCAGGCATGGGACGAAAATGGAAGAACTGGAGTTTGAAAATGAAGAGGAGGAACAAAAAGTAAAGGCCTGTGACCACAAGCCGAACAAGATCAACTCTATGCTTTTCCAAAGAATAAATGCCATCTTCAAAAAGGGCGAAATCACTGGTGAACAGCTCATTATTTTTGACAAAGAAATTAAGAATTTTGCCGACATCATGGGAGCCTGTGAGAGAATCAAAACGACGCCAATTCCGTACTCTTACAGCATGTACATCAAGAAGTTTCTCTTTATCTACACAATGACACTCCCATTGGCTTTCGTAGTTGAATTTGGCTATTGGACTGTGATATTGGTAGCACTTATATTCTATATTTTAGTAAGTATTGAGCTCATCGCCGAGGAAATTGAGGATCCGTTTGGAAAGGACATTAACGATTTGCCAGTGGAGCGTATCTCAATGAATATCAAGAGGAATGTAAAAGAGATCATTCAGGTGGACTTCCCGAAAAAATGA